The stretch of DNA CCAGCCAATGTCACAGCCCTGCTCCGGGGCCACCAGCGCTGTGTTTGGTAGAAAATTGCAGAATTAGCTCAACGGGTCAAACGGAAGTTTTCCTTTTTCGGAAAGGGAATGAGGGGAGCCCAAGAATGGGGTACATCTCCCACAGGGAAGGCCACTCGGGGGCCAAACCCCAGTAGCCAGTTTCTTCGGATCCAATCTCCGTGCTGGCACAGGAAAGAATCCTTTTATAAGCTGGGTGGAGGGAATGTTACACTTCTCGCCTCGGTGAGTTCGTCCTCCCAGAACTTTGAAAGGAAACAGCGTGGGATTGAAAGAAAGGGGCAAGTGGGTGAAGAGCTGAAGTTTTTAGACACCTTTGCGGGTGGGCGTTGGCCGGCTGGTCCCCGACAGTGGCAGAGGCAACGGCCCTTCCCCCCATCATCCATACCCCAGCCCCaggtctttctcttttcctccggATGACACTAAGTCCCAGACCGGTGGCCGTACTTGGCCTTACAGTGCAAAATGTGCTTGGCGAGGAAGTCGAGGCGGCGCTGTAGCAGCTGAGCGTGGGGGTCGGCGAGCGCGGCCAGCTCGGGGAAGCGAGGCTCGTGGCGCCGGTAGAGGCGCAGCAGCCGGGCCGCGGCGTCCTGTCCGCGGTGCAGCTCCAGGACGCGCCGCGCGGTCCGCTCGCGGAACACGCACACTGACTGCAACAGCGGCTCGTTATACTTGTCCCACATGCCTGCCACCCGGTAGCCGTGCACCAAGCCCGCCTCGTTGTCCAGAAAGACCAGCGCCCCGCCGGGACCGCGGTGCAGGTTGCTGGTGGCGCGCTGCATGACGCGCGGGTCCCACTGCAGGCTGAAGAGGTTGCTTACGAGCCGGTCGAAGTTGGCTGTCAGGTAGTCAAAGAGGATTAAGTCGGTCCATTGTACTAGGTCCACGAGCTCCGCCAGGCTGAGGTTGGCCAGCTCACCCCCGGCGTCCCGGAGGGGGCGCAGACGGCCGTCCTCCGACCGCCAGGGCGCGGGCACTACCACGTCCGTGAGGTTGGGCAGCCAACGCGTCAGGCTCACCACGCTGCCCTCGGTCCAGTGCGCAGAGCGCAGCTCCTCCTGCACCTGCGCCCACTGCGCGCCCCGAGCCTCCACCCGGGCCAGTGCCAGCGGCGGCACGTGGCGCTGGAGGCCCAGCAGGCGCGCCAGGTAGTAGGACAGGGCCTCGCCCTGAATCTGCTCCGGGTTGATGCCGTAGCGCACGCAGGCGCGGGTGCCGTCGGCAAAGCGGGCCAGTCGGTTGGAGCTGCGCCCGCAACCCCCGCGCTCCAGGGCCACCACCCGGGCGCCGCGAGCCGCCTCCAGCCACGCCGCCGCCTGGGCCTCCGAAAAGCCCCGGGGCACCTGCTCCTCCAGGCCGCGGCTCCAGAAGACGCCCCCGTGCACCGCGGCGTTCTCCTCCGGCCGGGGCTGCCCGGCTGGCACGTGCCACCTGCGCTCGCCCGGAGACTGCCGGGGCGGGCCGTCCGCGCCGGCCGCCAGGGTGAGCAGCGCCCGGAAAGTTTTCAGGGAGCCGCCGCGGGAGTCCCACGCCAGGGGCGGGGGCAGAGGGAAGCGAGGCGCGGGCGCGGGGCCGCCGCTCCGGGCCGGGCGCCGTGGGAGTCGGTCTTCGGGCGGCCGGGAGGCGGGCAGCTCGGCCCTCGGCGGCAGGAGCCCTCCCCACAGCACCAGCAGCGAGCCCAGCGCCAGCAGCCAGAGCCCCGCGGTGGCGGCGGCGCCCCGCATCCTCCTGCCCATGCTCCCGCTACTGTGCCGGTGCGCCGCCACCGCTTCAAGCCGAGCCCAGGCACCCGGGTCCCGGCGGCGAGGCGGGCCCGGCAGTTGTTGGGCTCCGGGGCTTCGGGCGCTTCGGCCCCATCGCGGCCGCGGGGCACTGCGGGGCTCTGTCCGGCGCTCCGCCCGGCGCTGGGAACTCGCGTCGCCGCCGCTTCCCAGTTGCTTTTGTATTTCGCTGTGAGACCCTCCGGTGGGCGCGATTCACAGGCGCCCGGACCACGTGGGAGCGAGGGGgatccccctccccctcctccgcCGCCGCTCCCCGCCCCCCGCTCCCCcgtccccttcccctcctcttccccttaAAGCGGCGATGGCTTCTTCCGAGCGGGAGAGGCGGCCCCACACTCGGTCGGGGACTTAGGGGCCTGGAGGAAGCCGGACTGGCTGCGCCCGCGCCGGAGCGTAGGAGGGGGTGGCGCAGAGCTGGAGTCTGGGGCCTGGCGGGAGGGACGCGCCCTGGGCCCTCGTGGGGGGTGTCGTGGTCGCCTGGTCCCTTCGCCTAGGCAGCACCAGGTCTCCTGCAAACTTCAGACAAATTTCCACCGCTCTCCGAGCTCCGCCAGGCTAGGATCAGGCAGAGTCCCTTTGCTTTCTCAGTGTCTGTCCGGGTGATTCACGCTGCTTTATGTAAATCCCTGGGAATGTCTCTGAGCCACAGAGGATGTGATTCCAGCGGAAAGAGGAACTCTCCGTAGCCAACAACTTTGAACCGACACCCCCTTTTCTGAGCACGTACAACAGCACCAATCACTATTGGCCCTCTACCTTTCCCAAGGGACTCCCAGGGAATGAAGCCTCGCTGTGAACGTGCCCTTGAACACCTAGGCCATCTCCCGTTCATTCGTGCATCCGTTCAACACAGCGATTGCCCCTCGGTTCTGGTTTTGCTCACCAGCAGCAAAATCCACAGATCCCGGTCCCATGCTCTGGAGTTTACATTCCAGTGGGACTCTCAGGTTGCTAAGAGAGATTATAGCCATCCAACCTCGTGTTGGGGAGAGGGGAGTCAGGGACGACTTTTCGAAGGAAATGATACCGTTTTGtctatgaggaaactgaggcacggagaaGGAATGGGTGTTGCTCAGGATTGCACAGTTAGCAAGTGGTGAAGCTAAAAGTCAAACTCAGGTCTCCTGGCCGCATGCACTTGATTTTCCCTCCATCAAGAAagatcagtattttttaaaaatcaagtcagCATTCTCAAGTTTGAAATTCACTGTCATTTAACCACTTTGTTCCCCAAATGTGATTTTTCAATTAAATGGagttttcaaatgaaaagaaaaaaagaaaacctctatCCCATACTGCATTTGATTTACTGTGCCCAGGCAGccataaaacaaagaaatggtGATGGGGGGAGAGTGGGCGGGGAGGTGGTGAAggagcaaacaaaacaaaatgaacaaccTCTCCACCCCAACACATCTTCCAGCCACCTCTGGGTTACATTTACTAGGAAAACACTTGGATGCCAGTCAGCCCTCTCCCTTACTCCTCTGCCTCAGAATGAGTCCCAGATCCTCACTGAGATACCCAGGGTAGACACAAGATCAGGGGCGTGGTGAAatccacctcccaaaggccaGAGTTGGAAATCTGTTTCCTTACATGGTgtatcttttctctcctttcgTCTCCCCATCAGGTGCATATGAATGTTTTCAACTGGACTGCCTCATCAACTGGCACTGattatgtttttttctccaaagaaaaaacgTTGTAGGGTGAGAGAGCAGACACTCTTATGTTTATGGCTGAACAGAGGCATCAAAAAACCACATTTGGAGTGTTCCAGCACTGACCCAGGATACGGTCAAGTGTTTTCACTGGTGTGGTTAAGTATATATTGGCTGAACTGTTGAATCTGTTCCCAACCACATGGTGGCTTTATCATGCAATTTTATAACTCTTATCTGATAATGAGATTACTATGGCTTCCATATGGttacatcaaaatatattaattcattcaaaggTCTTATTTTTTTGCCCTGTGCAAGCTCCTCGTCTTTCCCTAGCAGGCAGGGACTACATCTTATTAACCTTTTATTTCTTATACCACCTAACATAGTATATTACACTAAATAAGcacacaaatttaatttttttgtcttttggtttaaCTTCTACTGGgatatgtatgtatttgaaagGCAGCCTCTTTCAGCGTGGGCAAACCATAAGCAAGATCGCCACCTAGTGGGCATAAGTAGAGTATCATCTAATTGGagaaaagtatacatttttaactGAATGATTAATTGTTGAAGTTAAACTCGGAAGACTATTAAATGTTTACTATGTCCCAAGCTATGTCCTAGGGGGTATGGAGAAATCCAAAGTGGTTGGGGTCTCTGTCTTTTTGGCAGCTAACAAAAGCTGTAAGTAACTACCATTGTAAACTTCCTGGGGAGCCTGTCTTGTCCATTGTTTTATGGCTGcctgggcacagtgcctggcacttagtgtGTGCTCAACAACAGTTTGCTGGATACATCGTTAGAATGCTAATGAGATGAAGCTCTGAAAGTAGCAtgtatcaagttttttttttttttttattaaacaccttactactaaagaatacaaaataatttggTCCAAGGGTTGCGGGTTATTGTTCAACTgattaaagaatacaaaataagaacttccattaattttaaaaagaaaaaatatcggTGAGGGTTCTGCATAACATATGTGAGGGGAAGCACATGATTTTAATTCTGGGAGGACTGGCTCCCAGTCCAGAGACTAGAAATCCTGGAATCTCCCAATCATATTACTGATACTgatgaaaaaaaaacccaaaaacaaaaaccaggctTAAAGAAGTTGACTAAGACCGTACACCTCATAAGATGGACTAATTTTATCATTGAGCAGCCCTCTGCCTATAGCCATAGGACTGAATGCATCATGTACAAGAACAGGATGCATTAATTGAAACTTTAACAAATTAATTGAAATGCACAAATACAGAAAACCAAAGGAACAAACACTGCCCCTTCCTCAAAGTGGAATGCAGTTTTGGAATGGTATTTGATTATTTGAGACAGCGTTTAAAAACATGCCTCTGTTTAGCTGTTAGATGAAAATACTCccattctcctttattttctggCCTGAGGATGCTCCCCTGCCATCTGTGGCCAAACCACTTTGGCTCTATGGGGTAGCATAGTTAATCACCATGTGCAACCTCAGTCACTTCTGCCCTCTGGCAGTTGCTTGGGCAACTATTTGCACCTTTATGACTTTCTTAATTCTCCTTAGAATTTATCCCTGAGCCTGGACTTCCAATATCTTCAAACTTTCCCACAGTCCTGTTTGAAGAATGATCTAGTTCATGTAATGGTGCCTCctggggaaaagagaggaggTGGAGTTGAGGGTTGGAAGCAGGGGAGGAGGCTTGGAGTTGGAATATTTTCCAAGTCTGGCATTAGCACTTTCTGGCTTGTTCCTTGGGCTAGTTATTTACTTTCTATGAGTTTCAGTTTCAGAACCTGAGAAATAAGTTAGTAAATCCTTCCGAACTCACAGAGTTGTCATGCAGCT from Piliocolobus tephrosceles isolate RC106 chromosome 13, ASM277652v3, whole genome shotgun sequence encodes:
- the FJX1 gene encoding four-jointed box protein 1 — translated: MGRRMRGAAATAGLWLLALGSLLVLWGGLLPPRAELPASRPPEDRLPRRPARSGGPAPAPRFPLPPPLAWDSRGGSLKTFRALLTLAAGADGPPRQSPGERRWHVPAGQPRPEENAAVHGGVFWSRGLEEQVPRGFSEAQAAAWLEAARGARVVALERGGCGRSSNRLARFADGTRACVRYGINPEQIQGEALSYYLARLLGLQRHVPPLALARVEARGAQWAQVQEELRSAHWTEGSVVSLTRWLPNLTDVVVPAPWRSEDGRLRPLRDAGGELANLSLAELVDLVQWTDLILFDYLTANFDRLVSNLFSLQWDPRVMQRATSNLHRGPGGALVFLDNEAGLVHGYRVAGMWDKYNEPLLQSVCVFRERTARRVLELHRGQDAAARLLRLYRRHEPRFPELAALADPHAQLLQRRLDFLAKHILHCKAKYGHRSGT